A single genomic interval of Penaeus monodon isolate SGIC_2016 chromosome 30, NSTDA_Pmon_1, whole genome shotgun sequence harbors:
- the LOC119592327 gene encoding homeobox protein notochord-like: MDHLSVMHFQPHPWAFSHPWAPPVSPPSTVAPSPPPTHRTLSRMSDKAKAFTIDALLGLHTQKDLPDTTASPPASPISHPQQESYDTALRDAPGKIKRHRTVFTDSQLQRLEEEFQRQQYLVGPERRSLASQLELSELQLKVWFQNRRIKWRKNQANANEYPSPLLTQ; this comes from the coding sequence ATGGACCATCTCTCAGTGATGCATTTCCAACCCCACCCATGGGCCTTCAGTCACCCATGGGCGCCGCCCGTCAGCCCTCCAAGCACCGTGGCCCCCAGTCCTCCGCCAACCCACAGGACTCTCTCAAGGATGTCCGATAAAGCAAAGGCCTTCACCATCGACGCCCTTCTGGGACTTCACACTCAAAAGGATCTTCCTGACACAACCGCTTCCCCGCCTGCGTCTCCGATTTCCCACCCACAGCAGGAGTCCTACGACACCGCCCTTAGGGACGCCCCCGGGAAGATTAAGCGACATCGCACAGTGTTCACGGACTCGCAGCTTCAGCGACTGGAGGAGGAGTTCCAGCGGCAGCAGTACCTAGTGGGCCCCGAACGGCGCTCCCTGGCCAGCCAACTGGAGCTGAGTGAACTGCAGCTCAAAGTGTGGTTCCAGAACCGACGCATCAAGTGGCGCAAGAACCAAGCCAACGCGAATGAATATCCATCTCCGCTCTTGACCCAATAA
- the LOC119592716 gene encoding putative protein MSS51 homolog, mitochondrial gives MTFELKEYPPRTFSEKYQKYLAPHGILQPPQLVLKNKKLGNNAEDTLKKAFKITVKKLAKMRSTCANCSSEVKGTLVCAGCKAAKYCSEKCRYERKLSHAMVCEALRLELIDQIVECLPTPVLLGRDILRGRGGLVKDWKDWFTRHTCLEDNIKAGTDVVSQWWAYTGVPHPGEDSIHTSLERWVSNVFSTVLTIGHCPTWLPGLQTSLQGQGAVHIHLLGADLPEVNAVESGLIQVSSRVLGQPLVVTLVAPDLAHHPQTFSWTPRSPNQVTPGVRAVAYPGLYHDFWRDHIATSDAQDRVPRPHVALAIHPGVHTDEMLELWKPTLQLLAYEHVPVVMTTYNKAEFRETLEKLQPLRCNFVHEDLNPLRSLLAKQTPYEPDDVWASNSYVIAIDNSDSSISNG, from the exons ATGACGTTCGAACTGAAGGAGTACCCGCCCAGGACCTTCTCCGAGAAGTACCAGAAGTACCTGGCTCCTCATGGTATACTCCAGCCACCGCAGCTCGTCCTCAAGAACAAAAAGCTTGGGAACAACGCCGAGGACACACTCAAAAAAGCCTTCAAGATCACCGTCAAAAAGCTGGCAAAGATGAGGTCAACGTGTGCCAACTGCAGCAGCGAAG TGAAGGGGACTCTGGTGTGCGCGGGTTGCAAGGCGGCAAAATACTGCAGCGAGAAATGCCGATACGAGAGAAAGCTGTCACATGCCATGGTGTGTGAGGCGCTCAGATTAGAACTCATAGACCAG ATTGTAGAATGCTTGCCCACGCCCGTGCTTCTGGGGCGTGACATCCTGCGTGGGCGTGGTGGGCTGGTGAAGGACTGGAAGGATTGGTTCACGCGACACACGTGCCTCGAGGATAACATCAAGGCTGGCACGGACGTCGTCAGCCAGTGGTGGGCGTACACGGGCGTCCCTCACCCCG GAGAGGATAGCATCCACACTTCCCTCGAGCGGTGGGTCAGCAACGTGTTCAGCACCGTGCTCACCATAGGGCACTGCCCCACCTGGCTCCCCGGCCTCCAGACAAGCCTCCAAGGGCAGGGCGCCGTCCACATCCATCTCCTCGGGGCTGACCTGCCGGAGGTCAATGCTGTGGAGTCCGGTCTCATTCAG gtaTCGAGTCGCGTGCTCGGCCAGCCGCTAGTCGTCACCCTGGTCGCGCCTGACCTGGCCCACCATCCACAGACGTTTTCCTGGACCCCTCGAAGCCCCAATCAG GTCACACCAGGCGTGCGTGCTGTGGCGTACCCTGGTCTGTACCACGATTTCTGGAGAGACCACATTGCCACTTCGGATGCCCAAGACCGG GTTCCTCGTCCCCACGTCGCCCTCGCCATCCACCCTGGCGTCCACACAGATGAAATGCTAGAACTCTGGAAACCGACACTCCAGCTGCTAGCATATGAACACGTGCCCGTCGTTATGACCACGTACAATAAGGCTGAATTCCGAGAAACTTTAGAG AAACTGCAGCCACTGAGATGCAACTTCGTCCACGAGGACCTGAACCCCCTTCGATCTCTCCTGGCCAAGCAAACGCCCTATGAACCCGACGACGTCTGGGCCTCCAATTCTTACGTCATCGCTATTGATAACTCTGACTCCTCGATTTCCAACGGCTGA